The genomic window TGAGAAGTTTACAGAAAACACCCGGTTCTGTCTGATCTGCAACTACCTGTCCAAGATCATCCCGGCTCTGCAGTCTCGATGCACCAGATTTCGCTTCGGCCCGCTGTCCCCGGACCAGATGATCCCTCGGCTGGACTACGTCGTCCAGcaggagaggtgagagagagcgtTTCTTCTCCACCGACTGTTGAAAACAATCTGGGGTTTCACAGGAAACGTGTTGTTGGGGAATCCTTTTACCAAAACGAAACAAAAAGAAGCGCCGATTTTAGTTCTCTTGCTGCGATGAGGAAAAACAACTGTCGAGTCTGCACCGTCAGAGAGAACGTGAAGAATCAATGATGTTGCTTGATTTTGAAAATCTGACATTCATTCGTAAATCGATGGATTCTCATCTGACTTTTTGTGGCAGTATTGACATCAATCCAGGCGGCATGAAGGCCATCGTGACCTTATCGTCGGGCGACATGAGAAGATCGCTCAACATACTGCAGGTACGGGGGCCCGAAAGCTCATCTTGGATCACCGTCGCCTCATTGTGACGCGTTCTTTATTACCCCTTGTTTTTGATATGTACAATGTGTCattgcactttcttttttttctttttttttttccagagcacCAGTATGGCGTACGGGAAGGTCACCGAGGACACGGTGTACACCTGCACGGGTCACCCCCTCCGCTCGGACATAGCCAACATCCTCGACTGGTGCCTCAACAAAGACTTCACCACAGCGTACAAGCGTATCCTTCAGGAGAATAATCCGTCTATATTTATGTCCCCCGATAGTTGCAgcaacaaatattgtttttacatgcgttttttttttttttttaggggattTCATTGGCTAAATCTTTTTTCCATGCAACTCTCTTTAACACGTCATGCACAGAAATCCTTCAGCTGAAGACGTTGAAAGGTTTGGCCCTGAATGACATCCTCACTGAGGTTCATCTGCTCGTACACAGAGgtacgttttgttttttttttctcagaggGAAGAGGTCGTATTTAGTTTAAAACCAGGGagacaagttttttttttaaacaagcttTCCATAGAAGAGCAATTACTGGGGGTTAAAGCCCGGTTAAATGGGCTCCGAGCATGATGGCCAATTTGaagatgaggtgtgtgtgtgtgtgtgtgtgtgtgtgtgtgtgtgtgtgtgtgtgtgtgtgtgtgtgtgtgtgtgtgtgtgtgtgtgtgtgtgtgtgtgtgtgtgtgtgtgtgtgtgtgtgtgtgtgtgtgtgtgtgtgtgtgtgtgtgtgtgtgtgtgtgtgtgtgtgtgtgtgtgtgtgtgtgtgtgtgtgtggttacatGTTACTTTACAATGTAAATAACGAACTGGAGGTTCTCCTACTAGAGTCTCTTTCCTCGCTTCGTAATGTTTAAGAAGATAAATCTGAGAAACGGTtgttgaacctttttttttttcttccctcttccAGTCGACTTTCCTCCAGCCATTCGGATCGGCCTGCTCATCAAGTTGGCCGACATCGAGTACGTGAGATCACTTTAACTAATAttaacattacaaaaaaaaaaaaaaaaaaaacccgacaaCAACGGGGTAGTGAAGCGtcgcgctttttttttttttttttttttttttttttgttggactcATCGAGTGTCgtctccctcagacaccggcTCTCCTCGGGGACCAACGAGAAGATCCAGCTGAGCTCCATGGTCGCAGCGTTCCAGGCCGTCAGAGACATGGTGGTCAGCGAGGCGTCCTAGATACACGGGACTTCTGGCTCTCTTGAACTCGGACCAACGGTggagacacttttttttgtgtgacttccGTCACATGACACAAGAAAAACGAGTGCTCGCCGCCGTCTGAGTGCCTCGCATCGGCACACAacttgagggaaaaaaaatgtgaGGCAGTCATTTGTAACtattaatggaaaaaaatgatCGTTTGGGCACTTTAGCCACCAGTGTAGGAACTGTCTGTCACTCATCCATCCTTTTGGAAATATGTGATGAGGTAAACAATCTCAAAGAAACTAAGAAAATGTCTTAAGACATGTACGTGTGTTTTGAATCTGTTTAATAAAACTATTTCCTATATTTCCAGTTTGTTATCTTTTGTATTAACAATTAATATGTGCAGGTACAGTAGCATGTGCCGTTTTATGATAAACAGAAATTAgaaatacacatgtatacattttatatttacacaatAAATTAATAGTATAAAATTGTGATATTCAAGTCATAAGCACGTGAACATTATATGCATCATCTTAAAaatagtgcaaaaaaaaaatgaaatccttaATGTAGGAATGctgcatctaaaaaaaaaaaaagagattacgTTAGATGCTTTCCTGAGCTGTGAAAAACACCTcaatcagcaaaaaaaaataaaatattacgCATGACAATCACTCGCTGTGTTAACGTTCCTATTTTAACCCTCCCAGTCTTCTTCATCTGAGGAGCAGCAGGTCTTGAGGCGGTCCGGGATGTTTCTGTAGGTCAGGTACTGGAGGATCCTCTTGGGGAGGGGCAGCGGCTCCATCTGGTGCGTGGACACCGAGTGGCGCAGGATGGAGCGGCACAGGTGGCTCAGGCTGGGCACCGTCCTGGGCGCCCTCCAGAACCTCACGTGGCCATCTCTGGTTCTgtcaccggggggggggggtcatttaaAGTGACAGCGAGAtagctgaagtgtgtgtgtgtgtgtgcacagtaaATAATTGGAGAATTTGAACTACTGTAAACCGTTTCCTAGGTTTATGTTGCAACCAGCATTTTTTTGGGCATTTGATAAAAATTAACACATTcgtcagaggtgtgtgtgtgtgtgtgtgtgtgtgtgcaattaaCTGACTGATTGTTGTTTTGGGCTAAATCATTTGAGTTTGAAGCATGCGAATGGCTGTAACAGAGTCACCATTGACATCCACTGTGACCATGCTGCATTATTTCTAGATCCTCACAAGTAGTGAGAGTTTCATATTCAAATAATCTATTAGTGTgagtattttgtattaattttatTACCCTGTGGCGACCACGCCCCCCTTTGGGTGGTATTTGCAGCAGAGTCCGTTGGCGTCTCGGTCCACTTTGGTCTGCATCACCATCCCTTTCTGGCCCGGCTCCCAGATCCGCAGCGCTCTGCAACACATCTGTCCGTAATCATTTTTtgaccctttttttattttgttttatagaAAAGATTACATGCGACGGGAgctctcctcacctgtcgtCCGTCACCATCGCCAAGTGCAAACCGTTGGGAGAGAACTGTATCGCCGAGATTTGGTTTTGACCGTAATCTTCAAAATAGTCcctgtgaagaaaagaaaaacgtgttttttttgttgtttaaaaaaaaaatttttaaaaaagaatgataTTTCCCCCGTCGTCAGACATCCTGGATGCTTACGACTTCGGTGTTAAGTTTCACATTATATACAAATAAGAAAACAGGTTGCACAGGACAGAGGACGCCAGGAAGTACTTCAGTTGTAAGCGGAGAAGGTGTTTTGTGCCCAGtttaaaactaaatgtgtaCGTTCCTgccattttgtattttaaaattgtcaaaaataatttacaatccgagatatatatatatatatatatatatatatatatatatatatatatatatatatatatatatatatatatatatatatatatatatatatatatatatatatatatatatatatatatatatatatatatatatatatatatatatatatatatatatatatatatatatatatatatatatatatatatatatatatatatatatatataataaaaaatatatttttttttatatttatatatatatttatgagaggtaagcctgggtcggcctgctgaacctgctgccaccgcgacccgaccccggataagtgggtgataatggatggatggatatatattttaatacaaagCTCATTTACAGCGTAAACTTACACCAGAGTGGCCAGTTTCTCGGCGGTGTACGGGTCCCAGAGGTCGATCCACCAGCTGGAGCCGCTGAAGGCCGCGGTGGCGAGCAGCGCCCCGTCAGGAGAGAAGTcgcaggaagagaggaggtaCAAGGTCTTGTGGATCCCTCCCGCCAGGTTCCTGATGAACGTGTAGGACCGCAGGCTCCACAGACACACCATCTGAAGAAGGGAAATCACAAAGAGAGTCTTCGTGCATGCTTTTAATGTGGAGTAGCGAGGGCTAAGTCTGCCCCACGGCAGTTACTGCAGGCAATCGTGAATGTCAGCAGGACCGGCTGGAACGCACAGCCAAAAAGTGTAAATGTGGTCTTAAAGTCTGGTATTGCTGGTCTGCTTTTCTTCACAAATGAGAAGGTGTCAAATTAGCAGTTTGACTGCAGTGGGAAGAGCTCCCCGGTGCTCCAAATAGGACAAAGAACCAAACTGTTCGGCTTATTACGTCGAGAGCGACAGACTGCGTTGGAAAGGGAAGGTCTTCAAAGCCAGATGCAGCTTAGTTAAACCCATCAGGACCTTCAGTTTAAGtttaataaacaaattaaaccaAATAAAACGAGTAGGCATGATATAAAAGAGAACGCTGCCGTAACGATCAGGACGTTTGACCAGAAGCTtgcaaaggttaaaaaaaaaaggtcagcaaggaaagaaaacacacaccatCCGTTTAGTCAATCATTGCAGTGtccttgaaaaaataaaataaatattaacacGATGCAGTATTATATTCAAAGAATGTCACTTGTGGACTAAATCACAAAGTTGTgcaacaaaaagtaaaagatgTCAGAGTGAGCGTCGGTTAATCTACACTTAGAGGAAAAATCTAGACTTCAAAAAAAGTCCTTCGGGATCTACGGTCACGTAAAttcttgtgttttctgttttgacCTTGAATACGAAAACAACACACTAACAaaaaacgcgcacacacacacacacacacacacactcactcggtCAAATCTGCCGACAGACGCAATCATGCTGCAGTCGGATGATACGCAGCAGCAGCTGATCCAGTCTTTATGGCCGGAGAGCACCTGCACCTTTTTACCTACAGACGGACAGAAAGAAACCAAAGTCTAACTGAACCGCACAAAATATAACCTTCACATAATCAGCTCCTGAGGTGGCGGAGCATGTGACtcgtataataaataaattttaaaaaaaatatacatacatacatacatatatatatatatatatatatatatatatacacacacacacatttaaaaaaattatatatatatatatatttttttttaaagatatatatatacttttttaaatatatatatatttttttaaaatatatatatatatttttttatatatatatatatatatatatatatatatatatttttttttttttttttttttaatttaaaaaaaggagaaaaaaatatatatataaaaaataggTACTAAATACACAGCAGAACAAATGATAATTCAAAATCTGAAATTGCACACCCCTATTGCTCATCGCCCACTGTTTAAATTGTTCTCCAACACTCCCGGCAGCCTTGGTTTCATTCAATATCAACACGGTGTCGCACTCGGTTTGCAGAGCCTTGAAACTTGTTGGCCAACACCTCTCAGTGTGAGCCTTTAATGGCATTATTGTTTGACCGGGGTGCGTTCAGGGATGCTCCGACATCCGACAGTCGCATTGCCAAACCCCAAAAACTGGAAAAGTACACCGTGAATGTCACATTCGTTACTTCATGCATCAGGATTTGAGCCGGCGAGATGGTTCTTGTGACATTTGTCAAATTGTAAGCTTGCTTTACAGAAGCCGACCGTCAAGTCTCAAAAAGGCAagtctataaaaaaaattatattattaggTTTTGGGGTGGATTAGCGTCCTGTATGTTTGCGGTGCGTTTTTTGATGAGTAAATATCAGTGAGGATTGTTTGCAAACGCCACTCAAAATGATGTGAGCACAAGAGAGGGGGTGAAAATGTTTTAGGATTTAATGGTTGAGGGGTCTGGagttattaaaatacacaaagaaaacttcacacacacacacacacacacacacacacacacacctttctgaGCCAGGTCCCAAATCCTCAAAGTCTTGTCCCGGGAAGTCGATATGAGTGTGAGTGTCCCGTTTTGGGGGAAGACCAGGTCCCTGACGACGCCCTCGTGGCCGTGGAGGTCAAAAACAGCatcacctggaaaaaaaaaaaacacacacaacaaaaagcatttatttttattttttaaacatcagctaaaaaaaaaaaaaaaaacagcgacGGCGACACCTTCACCAGCAGAAATGAGGTCGCTCACACCTGTAAGCACGTTCCAGATTTTGATCACCCCGTTCTCCAGGCCTGTGGCCAGGAGCAGGCTGTTGGTTCCTTTCGGCGTTTTTGTAGCCGGCTCTGCCCCCGCGGCGCATTTCGGGGGTCTGGGTCCGAAGGCGAGGCCCCACACCGGGTGACCGCAACTGAAGCTCTTGTCTCCTCGGTCGGTATCTCCATCCTGACTGTCTCTGTGGGTGAGAAGAGCATCGATGTGTGACGCTGACAATGTCATCGCGATATCTGCAGTCAAATTAATTATAATGTTATTGTGCATTTCATGTGATTTGTGTCAAATTAATTTCACTCAAAATACGAGAGTAGGGAGGCAGAGAGAATCTGTAATTGTAGATGTTTATATGAAATTCTTTAAGAGGCTCTGGCTTCTTCACACAATGTGTAATTACATgtgcattattaatattatcgtCAATACCGGGAGATCATCACACAAAGAAAAGGAGCTTCACTTTAAAATCGCTTCTTCTACCTTCATGCTATTGGTTTTGAACATTTTAACCGATTTCGATTCTTCGGCTCGTTTCACTTATTCTTttgatcacatttatttatttattttatcttaccactaattttttttttttttaaaaaggagctaCATTTATCTTATTTACAATTCATACGGAGCAATTAAGACATGTTTTGTTGAatttaaaagttgaaaatgtattgttttaatatattacaTCAAAGTTGTAGAGCGTATTatgttcaatattaataaataaagacactttaaataattaatttataaataattaaattcagcTATAACATTGTGAATAGATATTCAAAACTcttgcacctttaaaaaaaaaaagaatcatgcTTCTTTTGACcagcactttaaaaaatatatatttttaaataactttataTTGCTAAATGTAATTTTCCACCCAAGTCTTTGACAATCCAGACAAAACATGGCCTTTATCTTTTGTTTCAGTCTGGATGAATAGACACGTTTGACTCATCGGCTTTAACTATTTGTTTGCGCAacgtttttgtttatttgtgacaGCATTTTA from Cyclopterus lumpus isolate fCycLum1 chromosome 9, fCycLum1.pri, whole genome shotgun sequence includes these protein-coding regions:
- the rfc5 gene encoding replication factor C subunit 5; protein product: MASTNKVPLQARNLPWVEKYRPQKLDDLISHKDILTTIQKFISEEKLPHLLFYGPPGTGKTSTILACAKQLYKDKEFNSMVLELNASDDRGIDVVRGPVLSFASTRTIFKRGFKLVILDEADAMTQDAQNALRRVIEKFTENTRFCLICNYLSKIIPALQSRCTRFRFGPLSPDQMIPRLDYVVQQESIDINPGGMKAIVTLSSGDMRRSLNILQSTSMAYGKVTEDTVYTCTGHPLRSDIANILDWCLNKDFTTAYKQILQLKTLKGLALNDILTEVHLLVHRVDFPPAIRIGLLIKLADIEHRLSSGTNEKIQLSSMVAAFQAVRDMVVSEAS
- the wsb2 gene encoding WD repeat and SOCS box-containing protein 2 isoform X1, with the protein product MCSTGTNAELQQTPSDPALVLELKTRRPPSLEGRAGCETWSVDFSPDGAWFAWSMGHGIVWVVAWPLDSEDSQDGDTDRGDKSFSCGHPVWGLAFGPRPPKCAAGAEPATKTPKGTNSLLLATGLENGVIKIWNVLTGVSDLISAGDAVFDLHGHEGVVRDLVFPQNGTLTLISTSRDKTLRIWDLAQKGKKVQVLSGHKDWISCCCVSSDCSMIASVGRFDRMVCLWSLRSYTFIRNLAGGIHKTLYLLSSCDFSPDGALLATAAFSGSSWWIDLWDPYTAEKLATLVDYFEDYGQNQISAIQFSPNGLHLAMVTDDRALRIWEPGQKGMVMQTKVDRDANGLCCKYHPKGGVVATGTRDGHVRFWRAPRTVPSLSHLCRSILRHSVSTHQMEPLPLPKRILQYLTYRNIPDRLKTCCSSDEEDWEG
- the wsb2 gene encoding WD repeat and SOCS box-containing protein 2 isoform X2, which produces MCSTGTNAELQQTPSDPALVLELKTRRPPSLEGRAGCETWSVDFSPDGAWFAWSMGHGIVWVVAWPLDSEDSQDGDTDRGDKSFSCGHPVWGLAFGPRPPKCAAGAEPATKTPKGTNSLLLATGLENGVIKIWNVLTGDAVFDLHGHEGVVRDLVFPQNGTLTLISTSRDKTLRIWDLAQKGKKVQVLSGHKDWISCCCVSSDCSMIASVGRFDRMVCLWSLRSYTFIRNLAGGIHKTLYLLSSCDFSPDGALLATAAFSGSSWWIDLWDPYTAEKLATLVDYFEDYGQNQISAIQFSPNGLHLAMVTDDRALRIWEPGQKGMVMQTKVDRDANGLCCKYHPKGGVVATGTRDGHVRFWRAPRTVPSLSHLCRSILRHSVSTHQMEPLPLPKRILQYLTYRNIPDRLKTCCSSDEEDWEG